From the Niveibacterium microcysteis genome, the window AATCGATGGCATCACCTTGTCGGCCGGTCTGCACCTTGGCTCATTTGCGCTGATCGAAGATCACCCGCGCTTCCGCGATGCCAAGCTCGGCATCATCGTGTCGTCCTTGCGCGCGCTGCAGCTTTTCCTGCGCAAGAACGCCCGTCTGAATCGCGCGCCGGACTACATCGTGGTGGAAGGCCCGCTCGCTGGCGGCCATCTCGGTTTTGGCCTGACCGACTGGCAAAACTATGATCTGGCAACCATCGTTGCCGAGATCATCGCCTGGCTGCAGAAAGAACAGCTCGATATCCCGGTAATTCCGGCCGGCGGCATCTTTACGGGTTCCGACGCTGTTGGATTCCTCGAAAACGGTGCGGCCGCGGTGCAAGTTGCGACGCGCTTTACCGTCACCGACGAATGCGGTTTGCCGGAAAAGGTGCGTCAGGAATACTTCCGCGCCAGTGAGGCGGATGTGGAGGTAAACGGCGTGTCACCGACCGGGTACCCGATGCGGATGCTGAAGAGCAGCCCCGCCATTGGTGACGGCATTCGCCCGAACTGCGAGGCCTATGGTTATCTGTTGGACGGTGCCGGCTCCTGTGCCTACATTACGTCGTACAACCGCGAGGTCGCTGCACACCCCGGCGCGCGCCAGATCAAGGTGATGGACAAGACCTGTCTCTGCACACAGATGCACAACTTTGACTGCTGGACCTGTGGCCATTACGTGTACCGCCTGAAGGACACGACCAACCGCCTCGCGGACGGCAGCTACCAGGCGCTTTCGGCAGAGCATGTGTTCAAGGACTACCAGTTCAGCAAAGACAACAAGATCGCCCTGCCCGCGCAGCCCTGATCTTCGTCTGCGGTTTGCAGTGTCAAATGGGGCAATAGTTGCCCCATTTGTTTGAACATCGGCCTTGAACTTCCGTCCGTGTCGTGCCGTTATTGCAGTTCCGGCTCGACAACGTACGGAGGCGAAAATGAAAACTGGTGATCCAACCCAGCGTTCCTTCGGCCAGTTGCTCTACCGTTACTTCTGGCCGTTCCAGTACTTTCGCGATGTGACGCGCGGCTCGCAGCTGGAGCAAGTGCAGAACTACCGCTTCAATCGCACGATGCGCCGTTACCTTCCCGGATTCGCGGTGAAGTGGTGTTGTCTATCCGCGCTTTGGTTTGGCGCGGGAGCGCTCTGCGAGACCGCGTTATCGGTCGTTGTGCCCGCCGCCTGCTGCTATCTCACCGCGACCGGCTCGTTCATGGTGGTCGTGCAAGTCGCTGTTGCCTGGGTCTGGCTTACGCATTTTCCCGAACGATTCTGAACCGAAGGCGCAATGAAAAAGGGCGCCGGGGTTGCCAGCGCCCTTGCTGAAAGCACTTTTCCGGGTCAGAACAAGGCTTCGTCGAGCGCCATCGCACCCGCCGCACCGCAGCAGACGGTGTGCGATAGGCCACCAACCTGCGACATCACGTGGTCCGCGAAGAAGCGTGCTGTGATGATCTTGGTGCGGTAGAAGTCGGCATCGCCTTCGCCCGCCTCCAGTTTGCGCTGGGCAATCACCGCGGCGCGAGCCATCTGCCAACCGCCGCAAACGATACCCATCAGCTTGAGCATCGGCACTGCGGCGACGTGAGCGGCCTTGATATCGGTGCCAAAGGTCGCAAGCACATACTCAACCGCTTGCTCTGCCGCCGTAACGCTGTCCGCCAACGCCTTGCGGATAACCGCGAGGTGCTCGCCCTGGCTGCCTGCCGCGGCTTCCGCCAACTGGCCGTCGAGCCGGCGCATCATGCCGATCACTGCCTTCGCGGTGATCCCGCCTTCACGCGCCATCTTGCGGCCGATGAGGTCGTTCGCCTGAATGCCCGTGGTGCCTTCGTAGATCGCGGAAATTCGGGCGTCGCGCAAATACTGTGCTGCACCGGTTTCCTCGATGTAGCCCATGCCACCGTGCACCTGTACGCCGAGCGAGGCCATCTCGATACCGGTTTCAGTGCACCAGCCCTTCACGATCGGAATCATGAAGTCGGCAAACGCCTGCGCCTTGGCACGCTCGGCCGCGTCAGCATGGCAGTGCGCGGTATCCAGTGCCGCTGCAGTCACGTAAGCAATGGCTCGCATCGCTTCCACATGCGACTTCATCGTCATCAGCATGCGGCGGATATCCGGATGCTTGATGATCGCGACCTTGCCGCCACCCTTCACGCCCAACTCCGTGCCCTGTGTCCGCTCGCGCGCGTACTGCACCGCCTTCTGGTAGGCACGCTCGCTGATCGCGAGCCCTTCAAGGCCAACCGAGAAGCGCGCTTCGTTCATCATGATGAACATGTACTCGAGGCCGCGATTGGCTTCGCCAACCAGATAGCCAACCGCGCCGCCCTTGT encodes:
- a CDS encoding nitronate monooxygenase, coding for MKCVDDFRLKFGQREVVPIIIGGMGVDISSAELALEAARLGGIGHISDAMVQTVSDRRFKTKFTRDKLQQYKYNVANSDKSDVQFNLAQLAEATRLHVGSTMEAKRGDGMIFINCMEKLTMNAARDTLRVRLASALDAGIDGITLSAGLHLGSFALIEDHPRFRDAKLGIIVSSLRALQLFLRKNARLNRAPDYIVVEGPLAGGHLGFGLTDWQNYDLATIVAEIIAWLQKEQLDIPVIPAGGIFTGSDAVGFLENGAAAVQVATRFTVTDECGLPEKVRQEYFRASEADVEVNGVSPTGYPMRMLKSSPAIGDGIRPNCEAYGYLLDGAGSCAYITSYNREVAAHPGARQIKVMDKTCLCTQMHNFDCWTCGHYVYRLKDTTNRLADGSYQALSAEHVFKDYQFSKDNKIALPAQP
- a CDS encoding acyl-CoA dehydrogenase, translating into MSQYTAPIRDMQFVLNELAGLGELSSMPGCEEATPDLVDAIMEEGGKFAAGVLAPLNVVGDRNGAKWDAGTVTTAPGWKDAYQQFAEGGWTAIGCPVEFGGQGLPKLASTPVSEMFKSANLAFSLGPMLTQGAIEALVLRGSDELKAKFLDKMVAGVWTGTMNLTEPQAGSDLAAVRSKAVPQADGSYLISGQKIFITYGEHDMTENIIHLVLARLPDAPEGVKGISLFVVPKFMVNDDGSLGARNDVHCVSIEHKLGIHGSPTCVMSYGDKGGAVGYLVGEANRGLEYMFIMMNEARFSVGLEGLAISERAYQKAVQYARERTQGTELGVKGGGKVAIIKHPDIRRMLMTMKSHVEAMRAIAYVTAAALDTAHCHADAAERAKAQAFADFMIPIVKGWCTETGIEMASLGVQVHGGMGYIEETGAAQYLRDARISAIYEGTTGIQANDLIGRKMAREGGITAKAVIGMMRRLDGQLAEAAAGSQGEHLAVIRKALADSVTAAEQAVEYVLATFGTDIKAAHVAAVPMLKLMGIVCGGWQMARAAVIAQRKLEAGEGDADFYRTKIITARFFADHVMSQVGGLSHTVCCGAAGAMALDEALF